CCACACCATGCTGATTGTCCCCGATGATCCAATCCCAGGGACCACTTCATCGACAAGATGCGTGCCGAGCCGTCGAAGTCTTGGAGCTGGGCTGGGATCAGTCGCCCAGATCCCGGATGACCTGGGCGAGCCCTTCGCAGAGAGTCTGAAATTCCCTTCGTTCCTGGGGCGTGAGGGCTTCGGAAGGGGACCCGTCCCGCAATCCCATGAGATCGGGGTCGTTCAGCCAACGCCTCTGCACTGACTTGAGCAAGGCTCGAAGCTCGGCGGGCGAGTCCGGCCCCAGATCTCTAAGCTCCGCCGTCAGCAAGACGACGGCCCGCTGCAGCCTGCGCTGCACCGTCTTGATCGAAACCCCGAGTAATTCCGCCGCCTCGACCTGGCTCATGCCGTGGATCCTGACGAGGTCCAGCGCCTCGCGTTCATCATCCGGCAGGCCTTCGATGGCGTCGAACATGCGTCGGGCGGCCGGCGGCAAGACCGATCCGCTGCTCCCCGGCGAGGCGACGTCGATCTCGTGGACGTCGACCATGGGCCGATGTTCATCTAAGCAGCCGGACGTGGCCTTTCTACACGTTTGGGTCGAAGCCGGCGGCCGTAGCCGTCGAATGCCGTCACCACGGCCTCGCGGAGGCCCGATCGCGTCGTGTAGCTCCGCCGCGGCATCTCCTGATACTTGACCTGCCGGAAGACCGGCTCGATCTCGTTCAGCTCCGGGCTGTACGCGGGCAGGAAGTACAGGTAGATCCCGCGTCTGGCGGCCAGACGAGCCCTCGCCGCACGGACGACCCGGCCGGTGTGCAGGCCCGCGTTGTCGAGGACGACGACCCGGGGCAGCCTCGAGCATGGCAGGGCCCCGAGGAAGCCGAGCAGGTCGTACGCGTCCCACGTCCGCTCGGCCGCGAAGACCTCCAGGCGGGGGGAGAGGTCGTAGGGCCGGTAGGCGGCGATGGCGTTGGCCCGCCGGCCCTGCGGCGCCTCATACTCCACCAGCTTCCGCTCGCCGCGCAGGGCCCAGCTGCAGCCGGTCGGCAGCGTCGGGGCGAAGCCGCATTCGTCGAGGTAATACAGCTTCAGCAGGCCGGCCTCGGCCCGGGCCTTCAAGTTGGCCAGGACGCGGCGGGCCCGCTCGGCCTTAGCCGGGTCCTGCTTGTGCCGCAAGGTCGAGCCGGTGCGGCGGTAGCGGGCACCCATCCGCTTGAGGTACCGCCGCACCTGCCTGGCCCCGAGGGAGATGTCGCGCTCGGTCAGGGCCCGGCTCAGCTGGCCGCTGGTCCAGGTCCGTCCCCGCCGCAGCAGCTCGCGGAGGGCCGCCTCGACGCGGTCGCGCCGCTCGAGGTCGGGATCGGGCCCGCTCCGGGAGGGATGCAAGGCGGAGGAGCCGCGGGCGAGGAACGATCGGAGCAAGTCGCGGACGGTCTGGGGGTGACGCCCGAAGTGACCGGCGATCCTCGGGGCCGGCCATCCGACGTCGGAGAGCGTGACCATCTCGATGCGGTCGCGCACCTTGTGCGGCAGGTCGGCTCGTCGCAACGCCTTCAGTTCGTCGCGGGTCGTCTCGTCGAGGTGGATGCGGATCATGTGGAATTATAGGAAGACCACGTCCAGCCGCTTAGAAGGTGTTATGATATGTACGGTAGTACGGGCGCTGCCTTCCGGAGCATGAGCAGCCCGAACGCGACGTAGTGCAATCCGGCGAGCACGGTCTGCAGCCGCTCGTAGTCCTTCGCCAGGCGGCGGAAACGCGACGCCCAGCCGAAGGGACGCTCGACGACCCAGCGCCGCGGCAGCAGCACGA
The DNA window shown above is from Paludisphaera mucosa and carries:
- a CDS encoding RNA polymerase sigma factor, producing the protein MVDVHEIDVASPGSSGSVLPPAARRMFDAIEGLPDDEREALDLVRIHGMSQVEAAELLGVSIKTVQRRLQRAVVLLTAELRDLGPDSPAELRALLKSVQRRWLNDPDLMGLRDGSPSEALTPQERREFQTLCEGLAQVIRDLGD
- a CDS encoding IS630 family transposase — translated: MIRIHLDETTRDELKALRRADLPHKVRDRIEMVTLSDVGWPAPRIAGHFGRHPQTVRDLLRSFLARGSSALHPSRSGPDPDLERRDRVEAALRELLRRGRTWTSGQLSRALTERDISLGARQVRRYLKRMGARYRRTGSTLRHKQDPAKAERARRVLANLKARAEAGLLKLYYLDECGFAPTLPTGCSWALRGERKLVEYEAPQGRRANAIAAYRPYDLSPRLEVFAAERTWDAYDLLGFLGALPCSRLPRVVVLDNAGLHTGRVVRAARARLAARRGIYLYFLPAYSPELNEIEPVFRQVKYQEMPRRSYTTRSGLREAVVTAFDGYGRRLRPKRVERPRPAA